In a single window of the Flavobacterium sp. W4I14 genome:
- a CDS encoding hypothetical protein (product_source=Hypo-rule applied; ko=KO:K21572; pfam=PF07980,PF14322; superfamily=48452) produces MKNINIIFQSKNKFGLVKSASVLLLCLFSLGSCKKYLDIVPDNVPTIENAFTLRNEAEKYLFTCYSFLPRDGDPTLNPGYMAGDEIWSNIEEREFISYGWRIARGSQNTDSPLMDMWNGSNQGGGGLYRAIRTCNIFLENVQDPSKVSDLKLDERQRWIAEVKFLKAYYNYLLLRMYGPIPIVDKNLNLDATQEDVRVKRLPFDQCVDYISNLLDEAAPNLPVIITDRTNELGRITKPIALAIKAKLLLTAASPLFNGNSDYAGFRDKDGVALFNTTYDANKWVKAADAAKAAITAAEGAGFRLYKFPGSQFKLSDTTTLQLTIRGALTERVAQNQEHVWANSNSLTSFLQQVAMPRLMKGSDPIPVGVARQQLAPPIKIAEMFYSKNGVPINEDKTLDFSNRYSLRKAVKAERFYIKEGYTTARLNFDREPRFYADLAFDGATWYKYDSPSGSDENTFTVEAKSTQLAGANNFGWYNETGYFVKKVVDWNMTQSSSGATYRTYAWPEIRLADLYLMYAEAQNETLSSPSSEVYEYINKIRLRAGLQSIEASWTNYSTNPSKYTTKDGMRSIIQQERLIEMAFEGSRFWDIRRWKRATEMFNQPITAWSVDQPDEQSYYRVRTVLNQNFVAPRDYLWPIRSYDLTVNPKLVQNPGW; encoded by the coding sequence ATGAAAAATATTAATATAATATTCCAAAGTAAAAATAAATTCGGTTTAGTTAAATCTGCTTCTGTTTTATTATTGTGTCTGTTTTCTCTGGGTTCATGTAAAAAGTATTTGGATATCGTACCAGATAACGTACCCACGATAGAAAACGCATTTACCTTAAGAAATGAGGCAGAAAAATATCTGTTTACCTGTTATTCATTTTTGCCTAGAGATGGTGATCCAACTTTAAATCCTGGGTATATGGCTGGCGATGAAATCTGGTCGAATATTGAAGAGCGGGAATTTATCTCTTATGGCTGGCGTATTGCCAGAGGTAGTCAAAATACAGATAGTCCACTAATGGATATGTGGAATGGATCAAATCAAGGGGGGGGTGGTTTGTATAGGGCGATCAGAACCTGTAATATTTTCCTTGAAAATGTTCAGGACCCCAGTAAAGTTTCAGACCTTAAGTTAGATGAAAGACAACGCTGGATTGCGGAAGTGAAATTTTTAAAGGCTTATTATAATTATCTGCTTTTACGGATGTACGGACCTATACCTATTGTAGATAAAAATTTAAATCTTGATGCAACACAGGAAGATGTTAGGGTTAAACGTTTGCCATTCGATCAATGTGTAGATTACATTAGTAATTTATTGGATGAAGCAGCGCCGAATTTGCCAGTTATTATAACTGATCGTACAAATGAATTAGGGCGTATTACAAAACCTATAGCCCTTGCTATTAAAGCCAAACTGTTGCTTACCGCTGCCAGTCCATTATTCAATGGGAATAGTGATTATGCAGGTTTTAGAGATAAAGATGGGGTTGCTTTATTCAATACAACATATGATGCTAATAAGTGGGTAAAGGCAGCAGATGCTGCAAAGGCTGCAATTACAGCTGCTGAAGGTGCTGGATTTAGGTTGTATAAATTTCCAGGGTCACAATTTAAGTTGTCTGATACAACTACGCTGCAACTTACCATTAGAGGCGCATTAACCGAAAGAGTTGCACAGAATCAAGAGCATGTATGGGCAAATTCTAATAGTTTGACTAGTTTTTTACAACAGGTTGCAATGCCACGTTTAATGAAAGGTAGTGATCCAATTCCTGTTGGGGTAGCCAGGCAGCAATTGGCTCCACCAATAAAAATTGCCGAGATGTTTTACAGCAAAAATGGTGTACCGATCAATGAAGATAAAACACTAGATTTTTCTAATCGATATTCACTTAGAAAGGCTGTAAAAGCTGAACGATTTTATATCAAAGAAGGATATACTACAGCAAGATTAAATTTTGATAGAGAGCCACGATTTTATGCTGATCTAGCATTTGATGGTGCTACATGGTATAAATACGATAGCCCTTCTGGTTCTGATGAAAATACGTTTACTGTCGAAGCCAAATCAACGCAATTAGCCGGTGCAAATAACTTTGGTTGGTATAACGAAACAGGCTATTTCGTTAAAAAAGTAGTGGATTGGAATATGACACAAAGCAGTAGTGGTGCAACATATCGTACTTATGCATGGCCTGAAATCCGTTTAGCTGACTTATACCTGATGTATGCAGAAGCGCAGAACGAAACCCTGTCAAGCCCTTCTTCTGAGGTATACGAATACATCAATAAAATAAGACTAAGAGCTGGTTTGCAAAGCATAGAAGCTTCCTGGACAAATTATTCTACTAATCCTTCGAAGTATACCACTAAGGATGGAATGAGAAGTATTATTCAGCAGGAACGTTTAATTGAAATGGCTTTTGAAGGTAGTCGCTTTTGGGATATCAGAAGATGGAAGCGTGCAACGGAAATGTTTAATCAGCCAATTACAGCTTGGAGTGTTGATCAACCAGATGAGCAGTCTTACTATCGTGTAAGAACCGTTTTAAATCAAAATTTTGTAGCACCACGTGATTATTTATGGCCGATAAGATCTTATGATTTAACTGTAAATCCTAAGTTAGTCCAAAATCCGGGGTGGTAA
- a CDS encoding hypothetical protein (product_source=Hypo-rule applied; pfam=PF16323,PF16391,PF17166; superfamily=49265,49785), with the protein MKTISKLFLMLLLGITVSIIGCKQDELKPFEKNETPPGQVSNITVTNGPANAKITYTLPKDDDLLYIKAVYMLKSGVQAEVKSSYYSNSLLVEGFGDTNVHEVKVYSVNRSEVESAPVIVNIKPLENPIQEVFRNLRVIPDFAGVNFTTANPAKADLSIEVMMFKDGKYQQIGKNIYTSAADINQSIRGFDTLENKFAITIRDRWLNYSDTLYTKIKPLYETPLSKSLYKPLKLPTDVGQTYTATALENMWDNNLIDWPKCSLTDVTNITSQWVTFDIGKPAIISRIVVWNYPEYLNAGRMYYYGGNLKDFEIWGSDNPPADGSFNNWVMLGTFKSTKPSGSPYGVQTSEDYAFANAGISYTLSSAGKKVRYLRIKTNKNWQGTTFMSIAEIQCYGDPR; encoded by the coding sequence ATGAAAACGATTAGTAAATTATTTTTAATGCTACTGTTAGGTATAACAGTGTCCATTATTGGATGTAAGCAAGATGAACTCAAACCATTTGAAAAAAATGAAACACCTCCCGGGCAGGTTTCCAATATTACGGTAACCAACGGACCGGCAAATGCAAAAATAACCTATACTCTACCTAAAGATGATGATTTGTTGTACATCAAGGCCGTGTATATGTTAAAAAGTGGTGTTCAGGCCGAAGTTAAGTCATCTTATTATAGCAACAGCTTGCTGGTTGAGGGGTTTGGTGATACTAATGTACATGAGGTTAAAGTTTATTCCGTAAATAGAAGTGAAGTGGAGTCAGCACCAGTAATTGTTAATATCAAACCATTGGAAAACCCTATCCAGGAAGTATTTCGAAATTTAAGAGTTATACCTGATTTTGCGGGTGTTAACTTCACTACAGCAAATCCTGCAAAGGCAGATTTATCAATTGAGGTGATGATGTTTAAAGATGGAAAATACCAACAAATAGGAAAAAACATATATACCTCAGCAGCAGATATTAATCAATCTATTCGCGGTTTTGATACACTTGAAAACAAATTCGCCATAACAATACGTGATAGATGGTTGAATTATAGTGATACGCTGTATACTAAAATAAAGCCTTTATATGAAACTCCGTTATCAAAGTCTCTTTATAAACCTTTAAAACTCCCTACCGATGTAGGACAGACTTATACAGCAACTGCATTAGAGAATATGTGGGATAATAATCTTATAGACTGGCCTAAATGTTCATTAACAGATGTAACTAACATTACATCTCAATGGGTAACATTTGATATTGGTAAACCCGCTATTATTAGCCGGATAGTCGTATGGAATTATCCAGAATATTTGAATGCAGGAAGGATGTATTATTATGGAGGTAACTTAAAAGATTTTGAGATCTGGGGTTCAGATAACCCGCCGGCTGATGGTAGTTTCAATAATTGGGTTATGCTAGGAACATTTAAATCAACCAAACCATCTGGAAGTCCATATGGTGTTCAAACTTCTGAGGATTATGCTTTTGCTAATGCAGGAATTAGTTACACTTTATCCTCTGCTGGCAAAAAAGTTCGTTACCTGCGTATCAAAACCAATAAAAACTGGCAGGGAACAACCTTCATGTCAATTGCTGAAATACAATGTTATGGAGACCCTCGATAG
- a CDS encoding hypothetical protein (product_source=Hypo-rule applied; cath_funfam=3.30.1020.10; cleavage_site_network=SignalP-noTM; pfam=PF16389,PF16405; transmembrane_helix_parts=Inside_1_12,TMhelix_13_28,Outside_29_398) yields the protein MNNYNIKYSRIKVLFALLLVAVLYTACTKQDDFKKFIEGGEISYTGKLDSVKMFSGDNRVLLKGLFLADPKVVKCKIFWNNGQDSVVLPVVKKNAIDTLVYSIQNVTEGFQNFKIYTFDKAGNKSVPVYANARSYGDRYKASLSNRPISSASADASTGKGIVSWLGMDRLTGVFATEVQYTNTNNVIKKIRTKIDSTRTVIPDIKAGTDIQYRTLFLPDTLCVDTFATAFQTQRVLLDYSGYFKNKGNPFISDGASGSGRWRVLKDWIVSASVKNHGGYGSWCSDQGGTLAMEMGWDNTAAIVDGKIYQSFTLPAGQYNFEIEMGKNEAIDPVYIVAAAGDTLPNVSSISTSLAYTNFANNKIQFTLTQTTKVSIGFLATMTKGNQYWIVKGVSLKSL from the coding sequence ATGAATAATTACAACATAAAATATAGCAGAATTAAAGTACTTTTTGCGCTCCTTCTTGTTGCCGTATTATACACTGCGTGTACTAAGCAGGATGACTTTAAGAAGTTTATAGAAGGAGGTGAAATATCTTATACCGGAAAATTAGATTCTGTTAAGATGTTTTCCGGAGATAATAGGGTATTGTTAAAAGGTCTGTTTTTAGCTGATCCAAAAGTTGTTAAGTGTAAAATATTCTGGAACAATGGCCAAGATTCAGTGGTGCTGCCAGTAGTTAAGAAAAATGCTATTGATACTTTGGTATATTCGATACAAAATGTAACTGAAGGTTTTCAGAATTTTAAGATTTATACCTTTGATAAGGCCGGTAATAAGTCTGTTCCAGTATATGCAAATGCAAGATCTTATGGAGATCGTTATAAAGCATCTTTATCTAACAGACCAATTTCTTCAGCCTCTGCAGATGCCAGTACAGGGAAAGGGATTGTATCGTGGTTAGGTATGGACAGGCTAACTGGAGTATTTGCTACAGAAGTACAATATACAAATACAAATAATGTAATTAAGAAAATTAGAACGAAAATTGATTCTACCAGGACAGTTATTCCCGATATAAAAGCAGGGACTGATATTCAATATCGTACGCTGTTTTTACCTGATACATTGTGTGTTGATACTTTCGCAACAGCTTTCCAAACTCAACGTGTATTGCTTGATTATTCTGGATATTTCAAAAACAAGGGAAATCCATTTATATCAGATGGTGCCAGTGGTAGTGGCAGATGGCGTGTGCTAAAAGATTGGATTGTTTCTGCCAGTGTTAAAAACCATGGAGGTTATGGTAGCTGGTGTTCTGATCAGGGTGGAACTTTGGCTATGGAAATGGGATGGGATAATACTGCTGCAATTGTTGACGGTAAAATATATCAATCATTTACTCTTCCGGCAGGGCAATATAATTTTGAGATAGAAATGGGAAAAAATGAAGCTATAGACCCTGTTTATATTGTGGCTGCAGCTGGGGATACACTTCCTAATGTGTCTTCAATATCTACATCATTGGCTTATACAAATTTCGCGAATAATAAGATTCAGTTTACCCTTACCCAAACTACTAAAGTTTCAATCGGCTTTCTTGCTACTATGACTAAAGGTAATCAATATTGGATAGTCAAAGGAGTATCGCTAAAATCACTTTAA
- a CDS encoding hypothetical protein (product_source=Hypo-rule applied; pfam=PF04940; smart=SM01034; superfamily=54975): MELEIKILKPIFYLIYTSIESSLFNNNELKALLNQCRDFNSRNNITGILLYVRGLHITKSKGRFMQLLEGDERIIRRLFNKIVNDERHESVVLLQIGKYEQRCFTDWSMGFEQTEGELYQSLSGHFDLNDVVSKCDKLGVADVPLQFLQKLFLNNKDQFAEAIYG, translated from the coding sequence ATGGAATTAGAGATTAAAATTTTAAAACCGATTTTTTATTTAATTTATACAAGCATAGAGAGCAGCTTGTTTAACAATAACGAACTTAAAGCCTTGCTTAATCAGTGCAGAGATTTTAATAGCCGGAATAACATTACCGGGATATTATTATATGTAAGAGGCCTGCATATTACAAAGAGTAAGGGGAGGTTTATGCAATTGCTTGAGGGAGATGAACGGATCATTCGCAGACTTTTTAACAAAATCGTAAATGATGAACGTCATGAATCGGTTGTTCTACTGCAAATTGGCAAATATGAGCAGCGTTGTTTTACAGATTGGAGTATGGGATTTGAGCAGACTGAAGGAGAACTTTATCAATCGCTATCTGGTCATTTCGATTTAAATGATGTCGTTTCAAAATGTGATAAACTTGGTGTTGCCGATGTTCCATTACAGTTTTTGCAGAAGTTATTTTTAAATAATAAAGACCAATTTGCCGAAGCGATTTATGGTTGA
- a CDS encoding ATP-dependent Clp protease ATP-binding subunit ClpC (product_source=KO:K03696; cath_funfam=1.10.1780.10,1.10.8.60,3.40.50.300; cog=COG0542; ko=KO:K03696; pfam=PF00004,PF02861,PF07724,PF10431,PF17871; smart=SM00382,SM01086; superfamily=52540,81923) has translation MEAKFSPQVKDVISFSREEALRLGHDYIGTEHLLLGLIREGDGMAIKILRSLGVDTGKLRRSIEDAVRGTSSVTVNLGNIPLTKQAEKVLKITYLEAKIFKSDLIGTEHLLLSVLRDDDNIASQILLQYGVTYDVFKQEVEVNKNGFRDDISNSASTGGDDDYREEESFSTPKKVSDIKSKTPVLDNFGRDLTKAAEEGRLDPIVGREKEIERVSQILSRRKKNNPILIGEPGVGKSAIAEGLALRIVQRKVSRVLFGKRVVTLDLASLVAGTKYRGQFEERMKAVMNELEKSTDVILFIDEIHTIVGAGGASGSLDASNMFKPALARGEIQCIGATTLDEYRQYIEKDGALDRRFQKVMVEPATPDETVEILTRIKDKYEEHHGVTYTDEAILACVTLTSRYISDRFLPDKAIDALDEAGSRVHLTNIHVPQNIIDIEAKIEDIKLEKNKVVRSQKYEEAAKLRDTEKNLIEELDKAKAEWEAETKTKRYEVSEDNVAEVVSMMTGIPVQRVGQTDSAKLLNMYDKVAEKIIGQDDAIKKLTKAIQRTRAGLKDPKKPIGSFIFLGPTGVGKTELAKELARFMFDSDDSLIQIDMSEYMEKFAVSRLVGAPPGYVGYEEGGQLTEKVRRKPYAVILLDEIEKAHPDVFNILLQVLDEGQLTDSLGRKVDFRNTIIIMTSNIGARQLKDFGQGVGFSTAAKTNQADSHSRGVIESALKRAFAPEFLNRVDDVVVFNSLGKDEIFRIIDIELKALFGRVHTLGYEIALTDNAKEYIADKGFDSNFGARPLKRAIQKYLEDPIAEEILKGELAEGDVLEIDYDKTTELISINHKKGEKKKEEPKKEEDSSSK, from the coding sequence ATGGAAGCAAAATTTTCACCACAGGTTAAAGATGTAATCTCTTTTAGTAGGGAGGAAGCGCTCCGCTTAGGGCACGATTACATCGGAACCGAGCATTTATTATTGGGCCTCATCCGCGAAGGCGATGGCATGGCTATAAAAATTTTACGATCGTTAGGGGTTGATACCGGTAAATTGCGCCGCTCAATTGAAGATGCCGTTCGCGGTACTTCGAGTGTTACAGTAAACTTAGGCAATATTCCATTAACAAAACAGGCAGAAAAAGTTTTAAAAATCACTTACTTAGAAGCCAAAATATTTAAAAGCGATTTAATTGGTACCGAACATTTGCTGTTATCGGTTTTGAGAGATGATGATAACATCGCCTCACAAATCTTATTGCAGTATGGTGTTACTTACGATGTTTTTAAACAGGAGGTTGAAGTGAATAAAAATGGTTTCAGAGATGATATCTCAAACAGCGCTTCTACAGGAGGCGATGACGATTATCGCGAAGAGGAAAGCTTTAGTACGCCTAAAAAGGTTTCAGATATAAAATCTAAAACGCCTGTTTTGGACAACTTCGGCCGTGATTTAACAAAAGCTGCAGAAGAAGGTCGTTTAGACCCCATTGTAGGCCGCGAGAAAGAAATTGAGCGTGTATCACAGATTTTATCCCGCAGAAAAAAGAACAATCCGATTTTAATCGGAGAACCAGGAGTTGGTAAATCGGCAATTGCAGAAGGCCTCGCCCTACGCATTGTACAACGTAAAGTTTCGCGTGTGCTTTTTGGCAAACGTGTAGTTACATTAGATCTGGCATCGCTTGTGGCCGGTACAAAATACCGTGGCCAGTTCGAAGAACGTATGAAAGCCGTGATGAACGAGCTTGAAAAATCTACTGATGTAATTTTATTTATTGATGAGATCCATACCATTGTTGGAGCTGGTGGAGCATCGGGTTCATTAGATGCATCCAATATGTTCAAACCTGCTTTGGCAAGGGGCGAAATTCAATGTATTGGTGCCACAACATTAGATGAATACCGTCAGTACATTGAAAAAGATGGCGCTTTAGACCGTCGTTTCCAAAAAGTGATGGTAGAGCCGGCTACACCGGATGAAACTGTAGAGATTTTGACACGTATTAAAGATAAGTACGAAGAACACCATGGTGTAACTTATACTGATGAAGCTATTTTAGCTTGCGTTACTTTAACATCTCGCTATATTTCTGATCGTTTCTTGCCAGATAAAGCCATTGATGCTTTAGATGAAGCAGGTTCACGTGTTCACTTAACCAACATCCACGTCCCTCAGAATATTATTGATATCGAAGCTAAAATTGAAGATATCAAATTAGAGAAAAACAAAGTTGTACGTAGCCAGAAATATGAAGAAGCTGCAAAACTCCGCGATACAGAGAAAAATTTAATTGAAGAATTAGATAAAGCTAAAGCAGAGTGGGAAGCTGAAACCAAAACTAAACGTTACGAAGTATCAGAAGATAATGTAGCCGAAGTGGTTTCGATGATGACTGGTATCCCGGTACAACGTGTTGGACAAACAGACAGTGCAAAACTGTTGAACATGTACGATAAAGTGGCTGAGAAAATTATCGGTCAGGATGATGCGATCAAAAAATTAACCAAAGCGATCCAACGTACAAGAGCCGGATTAAAAGATCCTAAAAAACCAATTGGTTCATTTATTTTCTTAGGTCCAACAGGTGTTGGTAAAACAGAGTTGGCAAAAGAATTGGCGCGCTTCATGTTCGATAGTGATGATTCTTTGATCCAGATCGACATGAGTGAGTATATGGAGAAATTTGCAGTATCACGTTTAGTGGGTGCGCCTCCAGGATACGTAGGTTATGAAGAAGGTGGACAGTTAACTGAAAAGGTAAGAAGAAAACCTTATGCTGTAATCTTATTGGATGAGATTGAAAAAGCTCACCCTGATGTATTCAATATCTTATTACAGGTTTTGGATGAAGGACAATTAACTGATAGTTTAGGCCGTAAAGTTGATTTTAGAAATACAATCATCATCATGACTTCTAATATTGGTGCGCGTCAACTTAAAGATTTTGGTCAAGGTGTTGGTTTCTCTACAGCAGCGAAAACAAACCAGGCCGATTCTCATAGCCGCGGTGTAATTGAAAGTGCATTAAAACGTGCATTTGCTCCTGAGTTCTTAAACCGTGTTGATGATGTAGTGGTATTCAATAGCTTGGGTAAAGATGAAATTTTCAGAATTATCGATATCGAGTTAAAAGCTTTATTCGGTCGCGTTCATACCCTTGGTTATGAAATTGCATTAACTGATAATGCTAAAGAATATATTGCTGATAAAGGTTTTGATAGTAATTTTGGTGCTCGTCCGTTAAAAAGAGCGATTCAGAAATATTTAGAAGATCCAATCGCTGAAGAGATCCTTAAAGGCGAACTGGCAGAAGGTGATGTTTTAGAAATTGATTACGATAAAACTACTGAACTGATATCAATCAATCACAAAAAAGGCGAAAAGAAAAAAGAAGAGCCAAAAAAAGAAGAAGATTCTTCAAGTAAATAA
- a CDS encoding uncharacterized protein YkwD (product_source=COG2340; cleavage_site_network=SignalP-noTM; cog=COG2340; pfam=PF00188; superfamily=55797) — translation MKLITFPLACLALCCALSCKKGTGDSPETNNPPVLSTATNINNEILLKLVNDTRLAGCNCGTTVMPPVGMLSWSVNLGTAAIGHSKYMAAIKTLTHTSANGDNVGARVKATGYNWTSVGENTAVGQSTEAQVFNDWIKSEDHCKNIMNAAFKEMGAAKTDNYWVQVFAAK, via the coding sequence ATGAAACTAATTACCTTCCCACTAGCGTGTTTGGCGTTATGTTGTGCTTTGTCCTGTAAAAAAGGAACTGGTGATTCTCCAGAAACAAACAATCCTCCGGTACTTTCTACGGCAACCAATATTAATAACGAAATCTTGTTAAAATTAGTAAATGACACCCGTTTAGCTGGTTGCAATTGTGGCACAACTGTTATGCCTCCTGTTGGAATGTTAAGCTGGAGTGTAAATTTAGGCACTGCAGCTATTGGTCACAGTAAGTACATGGCCGCTATAAAAACCTTAACACATACATCAGCCAATGGTGATAACGTTGGAGCTCGGGTTAAAGCTACAGGGTACAATTGGACATCAGTGGGTGAAAATACTGCTGTTGGCCAAAGCACAGAAGCGCAGGTTTTTAATGACTGGATAAAAAGTGAAGATCACTGTAAAAATATCATGAATGCCGCTTTTAAAGAAATGGGAGCAGCTAAAACGGATAATTATTGGGTTCAGGTTTTTGCAGCTAAGTAA
- a CDS encoding glutathione synthase/RimK-type ligase-like ATP-grasp enzyme (product_source=COG0189; cog=COG0189; pfam=PF02955; superfamily=56059) produces the protein MNIALVTYLDKGAYDSTTVENEDDKLLNFLKEKGLNIEKVIWNDEHIKWEDYSLAILKSPWDYFDLIVDFYAWLNHLEAKNIKLLNPIEVVRWNANKQYLREIEAAGLKITPSFFIQNKESVNLEHFFEKFNTNKLIVKPCVSGGAKNTFKVTADNVNEVNQKLNLLIQDEDFIIQPFLPEILENGEWSFVFFNGTYSHSLIKQAKPGDFRVQPAHGGSVHPQKPNEELIATAQQYVTLFAKDCLYARVDGTFVNGDFLLMELELIEPFLFLNTEPENYERYYKALVDLI, from the coding sequence ATGAACATTGCATTAGTAACTTACCTGGATAAAGGAGCTTATGATAGCACCACAGTTGAAAACGAAGATGATAAACTCTTAAATTTCCTGAAAGAAAAAGGATTAAATATTGAAAAAGTAATCTGGAACGATGAGCATATTAAATGGGAAGATTATTCGCTTGCCATTTTAAAATCGCCATGGGATTATTTTGACCTCATTGTAGATTTTTATGCTTGGCTTAATCATTTGGAAGCAAAAAATATAAAATTGCTTAACCCCATTGAGGTAGTGAGGTGGAATGCAAACAAGCAGTATCTGCGGGAGATTGAAGCTGCCGGATTAAAAATTACACCTAGTTTTTTCATTCAAAATAAAGAAAGTGTAAATCTTGAGCATTTCTTTGAGAAATTTAACACCAATAAGTTAATTGTAAAACCCTGTGTGAGTGGTGGTGCAAAAAATACATTTAAGGTAACTGCAGATAATGTGAACGAGGTTAACCAAAAATTAAACCTCCTTATTCAGGATGAAGATTTTATCATTCAGCCTTTTCTGCCAGAGATTCTGGAAAACGGCGAATGGTCTTTCGTTTTCTTTAATGGAACCTATAGCCATTCATTAATCAAACAGGCTAAACCTGGCGATTTTAGGGTACAGCCTGCGCATGGTGGATCTGTGCACCCGCAAAAACCGAATGAAGAACTGATTGCTACAGCACAACAATATGTAACGTTATTTGCTAAAGATTGCCTTTATGCACGCGTTGATGGCACTTTCGTTAATGGTGATTTTTTGTTGATGGAACTGGAATTGATAGAGCCTTTTCTATTTTTGAACACCGAACCCGAAAATTATGAGCGGTATTATAAGGCTTTAGTAGATTTGATTTAA
- a CDS encoding DNA repair photolyase (product_source=COG1533; cath_funfam=3.20.20.70; cog=COG1533; pfam=PF04055; smart=SM00729; superfamily=102114), whose amino-acid sequence MIGEEEKQYFKGRGAQVNPHNKFLKDVYVKEHDEGIDDWEESDRKTSFIFENSKTIVNKVDSPDVGMAYSLNPYQGCEHGCTYCYARNSHQYWGYSAGIEFERKIIVKKEAPTLFKKFLEKKGWDATTISLSGNTDCYQPAERKFKLTRQLLEIALAYKQPIGMITKNSLILRDRDILQEMAKLNLCMVYVSINSLNEDLRQVMEPRTTTAKQRLKVVEELSKDGIPMGVMVAPLIPGLSDHEIPKILKAVANAGAQKAGYTVVRLNGAIGQIFEDWLRKNFPDRFDKVWHMIQSCHGGNVNDSRFGDRMRGDGNISQMIRDNFRLHCRLNGLNVKDIILDHSLFRIPSNQASLF is encoded by the coding sequence ATGATTGGCGAAGAAGAAAAACAGTATTTTAAAGGACGGGGTGCTCAAGTTAATCCACATAACAAATTTCTAAAGGATGTTTATGTAAAGGAACATGATGAGGGAATAGATGATTGGGAGGAAAGCGATCGTAAAACCTCCTTTATTTTTGAAAATTCGAAAACCATTGTAAACAAAGTTGATAGCCCCGATGTAGGCATGGCTTATTCTTTAAATCCCTACCAGGGTTGCGAACATGGCTGCACTTATTGTTATGCCCGCAACTCACATCAATATTGGGGCTATAGCGCAGGAATAGAGTTTGAGCGGAAAATAATTGTTAAAAAAGAAGCGCCAACACTATTTAAAAAGTTCCTGGAGAAAAAAGGTTGGGATGCCACCACCATTTCGCTTTCTGGTAATACCGATTGCTACCAACCTGCCGAAAGAAAGTTTAAACTCACCAGGCAATTGCTTGAAATTGCATTGGCCTATAAGCAGCCCATTGGTATGATTACCAAAAATTCGCTTATTCTTCGCGATCGGGATATTCTGCAAGAAATGGCCAAGTTAAATCTCTGTATGGTTTATGTTTCCATTAATAGCTTAAACGAAGATTTACGGCAGGTAATGGAACCCCGAACTACGACTGCCAAACAACGGTTAAAGGTGGTAGAAGAATTGAGTAAAGATGGAATTCCTATGGGTGTTATGGTTGCCCCTCTTATTCCTGGTTTAAGCGACCATGAAATTCCGAAAATTCTAAAAGCCGTTGCCAATGCTGGTGCGCAAAAGGCCGGTTATACCGTTGTAAGGCTAAACGGAGCTATTGGGCAGATATTTGAAGATTGGCTGCGCAAAAACTTTCCAGACCGTTTTGATAAAGTTTGGCACATGATTCAGAGTTGCCATGGTGGGAATGTTAACGATAGCAGATTTGGTGATCGGATGCGTGGAGATGGCAATATTTCGCAAATGATCAGGGATAATTTTAGGCTGCACTGTCGCTTAAATGGCTTAAATGTAAAGGATATTATTTTGGACCACTCTTTATTCAGGATTCCGAGTAACCAGGCGAGTCTGTTTTAA